The Deinococcota bacterium genome contains the following window.
CTTGGAGATAGGCGGCCAACTCGCGCTGGGGGTGCGGGCCGATGAGCTGGACGCTGTCCGCAACACCCAGCCGCGCTATCCGCGCCTTGAGCTCCGCCTCCAGCGGCCCGCTGCCGATGATGAGGCAGCGAAAGCGTTTGCCGCGCCTCGCCAACAAGGCGCAGGCGTCAACCAGGTCGCCAAAGCCCTTCTTCTCGACCAGCCGGCCCACCGAGACGAGTTGCGGCGGGCGCTCGCGCGGCGAGGCGTAGCGAAACAGGCTCAGGTCCATGCCGTTGTAGATGCGGCTCAAGCTCGACGGCGCGCCGCCATAGCTCCGGCGCAGATAGGCGAGGTTGTAGTCGCTGACGGTGACAACCGCGGCCGCGCCCCCCAGCTTGCGCCTCAGGTCGCTCGCGCTGACGCTCTCGTGAAAGATGTCCTTGGCGTGCGCGGTGAAGGTGTAAGGCAGCTCCGCGAAGCGAGCCGCGAGCCGCGCGACGCTGGTCGCGGCGGTGCCGAAGTGCGCGTGCAGGTGGGTCACGCCTCCGGCCTGCGCGCAGAGCGCGAGCTGCAGCGCCTGATAGACGTGGCGCACATCCTCTCCGCGAGCGAAGGCAAAGGCGTCTTGCATCCCGGGAAGCTTCTGAGACGCCTCGTCCAAGACCTCCCAGAGGTGAGACGCCTTGAGGCGCTCCGCGGTGAGATAGGTGACGGGCGCCCGTACGCTGGCCAGGGCGTCTTGAAAATGGCTGTCGTTCGGCGGGTAGAGCGAGAAGATGGCGAGGTCCAAGCCCGCCTTTTCATGCGCCAGGATCTCGGTGACGATAAAGGTTTCCGAGTAGCGCGGGTAGCGCTTGAGCACATAGGCGACGCGCGTGGGGCCGGTCCTCGCCCGCTTAGGTCGCGGCATGATGCATTTCCCACTGCGCCGGCACGAC
Protein-coding sequences here:
- a CDS encoding glycosyltransferase family 4 protein produces the protein MPRPKRARTGPTRVAYVLKRYPRYSETFIVTEILAHEKAGLDLAIFSLYPPNDSHFQDALASVRAPVTYLTAERLKASHLWEVLDEASQKLPGMQDAFAFARGEDVRHVYQALQLALCAQAGGVTHLHAHFGTAATSVARLAARFAELPYTFTAHAKDIFHESVSASDLRRKLGGAAAVVTVSDYNLAYLRRSYGGAPSSLSRIYNGMDLSLFRYASPRERPPQLVSVGRLVEKKGFGDLVDACALLARRGKRFRCLIIGSGPLEAELKARIARLGVADSVQLIGPHPQRELAAYLQASAVFAAPSVVGGDGNRDGLPTVLLEAMALGTPCVSTDVTGIPEVVRHEETGLQVPQHRPEALAGALERLLEDGDLRVALAERARALIEAAFDVERNAAALRDVFAGARQRRSAATRPEGRGEAPSEPVAMAAKGNR